tgacactacaccaaaacaggtttttagcggcatttttagtggcgtttggataaaaaacgccgctaaagatcgagcattagcggcgctttttggaaaacgccgctaaagatcgaacATTAGCTACGCCTTATGGAAAAGGCCGCTAAAAATAAGCactagcggcgttttccaaaaagcgccgcaaaaaacctatgccccaacgacgccgttttcggAGCTTTcagggttttagcggcgtttttcaaaaagcgccgctaatggtcggggctttagcggcgctttcacaaaaacgccgcaaatgctctgtttttagcggcgtttttctaaaaagcgccgctaatgctcagggatttaaaatatttgttaaaaatggaaaaattaaaatactataagTTCTTTTAAACAGAATATATGGCATAACCTTTTATATGGAATAAAGGCGGCATCACGTGTTaaactaattcaattattatttaaaatttatataaataaaatgacaataatttatttatccttctaactttacaaaaaatcattacaacccttcatttaatttttatcttttaacccttaaatttatattatttattaaatcactCAAAATAGATGGgaaaaattattctttattaaatttactAAACATGGAAGGCAAAGGCCTcaaatgaaaacaattttcaCCTAAAcgtttttataacttatatacttttaaattaattaataatggtaaaattacatgttaatccctacaaatgataaaaattttatttaatccttataaaaatataattaaaatggtaaaattacatttttaactatactaaaatatacaatttaattccatctcctcccaaaaaaaaaaaaacattaccgTTAATCCTGTTCATAGGAGGCTGAAAGTGATACCCAGTTCGATGAAGTTGTTTTACAGTAAGTGCAGTTTTAGATTGTAAATGTGGATGAACCTTATGAAATGCTTCAACGACGCCATTCTTACTTATTATCTCACAAAAACACccaattattaaataaactaacaaaatattttctgtaaACTCCATTGAAATTTCGAAAGCCGAATGTTGAAACGGGATGGTGATTCATTTATATAGGACtgaaatttaacaatttcaaaatatatatatttaaaatgtttagataagatagatttttatttgaatttactaataatttataatatcaacattaaatctacaattcttgattttctttttttgagataattaaaattttattcttatagtatttaaataattaggGATTATagattatggtttatggtttaagggttggggtttaagggttaggggttaggggttagaagttaggggttagggtttatgttttatgatttagggtttaagagataagggttaggggtttagggtttagattaattgatattttttaatttatatattaaataatttattatataattgtaaaagagagaatcataattttaatatattaaaattatgattatagtttaattaatgtaatgattgatatggataggaaatgaataatataaaatcatgattaacgtctcaatctttaatagaaatttgatatgtgagagattaattgcttacattggataattctaacttaataattaattacagtcatttaatcatttttttcttattaaaatatacgatatttattttgagagtacttggttttattttataaaaattcaatttataaaattatctaattcttttaaatattagatattacataaaaattatataaaaattttaaaatttatctaattttttaaatattacttaaattttcaaaatttatttatttaaaattgatataaattatataataattaaatataaaattgtaaaaaaaatcaattattagtggcgtttataataaaaacgccgcaaaaagtaAGCAATAACGGCATTTGGACGATAAACGCCACAAATATgtattgaattttttcaaaacgTGCTGTTTTActacataaatttaatttttttagtggcattttttctaaaaacgtCGCAAAATCCGTAATTAATTATGTAGGCTTATTTGACACTATATAAGCTCAGCGTGatatttcaaccaaaataattaaaattaaaccaacAAAGAAAGCCCTAGAAGTCTAAAGAAAAGGGGGGAAAGATGAAGCCGATGCCTATGGAATTCGTGACGGACCCAGACGACCAAGGTTCAGCCATGGAAGTCGACGATGTTGACACACCGGAGATCTTCGGCGAAGGCTTCATTGCTTCCGACAACAAGCTCGCCTATGCCGATTTCTTCAACAACTTCGAAGACGATTTTGATGACTCCGATATCGactaaaaaaagaagaatcaTTTCAAGTACTCAtctatcttttttttcccttcttacTTTCGATTTTTAGGGTCAAACTCAGGTTCTTCTTTTGAAAACCATTATTCGTTTATTTATAGATTTCTGAAGAAATGTTccttatttttgggtttttacttgttttttatttgtttagagCAAACATTACACCAGGGACTGTGTTGATTTTGTTGGCTGGAAGGTTTATGGGGAAgagagttgttttcttgaagcAACTTTATCAGGCAATCCACTGAATCTGTCTAAATCTTTATCTCTtcttgcaaaataaaaaataaaaaaatcaaagaatcaAATCAGTTATTAGtataaacttatattttgatcCATTACTTTGAGTGAGAACGGTTGACGCTTAGTGTACTTCTCTTCGATGCATCACaccaaaaatttcttttaaccatAAATATTCTTCTATTCTAAACTTTTCTGAAGACTGAtgcttgtttttttcttctgaaTTTATGCTTTAGGACTGTCTTCTTTGTCTTACAGGGTTTTCAGCCAATATGGCATTGATGGTAGCACTTAGAAACCTTGCATCCCTCATTGCAGCAGGCAACGTGCCTGTGAAGGATGAAAAAATTGCCATTTTCTCTGATGAACTAAACCATGCATCAATAATTGATGGTATTCGTCTTGCTGAAAGACAAAGAAGTGTAGAATTCTTTGTATATAAACACTGCGACATGTCCCATCTCCGTGAACTATTGTAGGTTTTTACTTTTCACATAGATTATTCTGATAATCATTCTCTTTCTAGGACTTTCTCTCTAACTATGCTGCATAATGGCAATTTTTTTGGATGTTGACAGATCAAATtgcaaaatgaagaaaaaggttgTTGTGACCGATAGGTTAGTCATGTTTCTACAGATGTTCATTACATTGTCATTTCTCTATCCTACAAAGATAAGTAACAGCAAACCTTTCTTTCgcattttcatgcttttttttttctggatgTCCAAGAATATTGTACATTTTCAAATAACTATAATTTGCATTTTTTGCATCTTACCAATGAAatacatgtttatgaatataaCTAGATTTTTGCAACTGCATTCATTTATGAATGATTCTTGGGTCTATGCCGTTTGTAGCATTTAAATATCCCATCTGTAGGCTTGCAGAATAATATGATAACCACAAAAATAATAGACTATATACATTTAAGAATTAGATTCTTTGTccatttagattttttaatgctaatttaaaacttttattttgtgtCCACTCATGGGGAAATATGCTTTCAAATTACACCCTGGCATAATTCAAAATTACATAGATATGTTCATGATGTTACCCTTTAAGATATGTTAGCTCACAATGTATTTTGACTCCAACATTCCTTCACATCTATATCTAATATATACTAGCTCACCAAAATACATTTGTATTTTAGCATGTATCTTGATTGAATGTTTCATGTGATTTATGTGAATGTAACATATTTAGTCATGCCAGTCTGAAAACCATGTGAACAGCAAAAGGTGGAAACAACTTATCCAATCAAGGGGCcgttctttcatattttctactGCCACACCAGTTCCTATAGCTACTGCTGGGCATGGTAAAATTCAGCATTATTTCAGTTTGACCTATTCCTTTTGTTATTATCCTTACTATTGTACCAGTAgatttcagtgaaatcagataCATTCTTCTTTATCTTGTGGCCAAATATGCTGCCAATCCCTATACTTTAATGGagtttgagatttaatctttgTACTATAATCGTTGACACTGTTAgtattttctgtcaaaatttgCCATCAATACATCCATGCAATCAGTACCAACTTCAAAAGCAAATCATTATGATCTCACCAAACATACTTGATGGTAGgcaaattttgaagaaaaatactGTGTCTATGATTGGActgaaattttcaaatcaaaaaagtgttttgagtatttaattttcaagtacAGGAATTAAATCTCAAACTTTATCAAAGTACAGAGACTGTCatcatattttgatattattaattattaccACTAACAGGATTTATTTCTGTTCAAGTAATGATCCCTAACTTCTAGGAAATAAAGAGATGGAGTTTAATATGTAATGTACAATGTTAGAAATGAATTCTCTTTTTGCCTTATCCGCAGATGTAATTGTAGCATTTGCCTTCTTGctaacaaaataaatacaactTAGCAGCTGCTGTTATTGTGGCAAAAAGAGAGACCTGGCGTCGAAGAGAACTTTGGAACCGAGTAGAGGATTTCTGTGCTTTGACTGGAATTGCCATTTCCAGTCCAATAATATCTCTTATTGTAGGAAGTGAAAAGAAAGCCTTGAAAGCTAGCAGGTTCCTTCTCTCATCCCCATCCATCACCCTTCTTTTTTTGGTACAACAATGATTCGATTCCTGGTGAAGGTGAACACCCGATTAATAGGCAACAATTTAATGTTTGAATACGTTATCCCTTCTGTTGGCCAATGTTGCtgcgattttttatttttcttaaatatctTAAAAGCTTCCTGAAAATTAAGGATTTGCTTTGCTGAAGgaatttgtgtttttaaaatttcataactcTATTTTGTAAACCATGGTAATAAACTTTAAGGTTCAtggatatggatatatatatatagagagagagagagagaagtgCAATAGGGACTGTAATTCTTTCTTAATTATTAGCTACTATTTGAGACCATCCAAGGTTAAGCTTATTCCATGTTTCTTATCTTGTGCattcttttttgtgtttttttcatTGAGGGTTTCATAGGGTCTTTAGTagtttttctcttcttcatgtTTGATTGTTTATAATCAACCGGATTgacaaaaatgcaaagaaaaataagcatgtattttgtatatttaactTATTCACCCTCTTTCATGTgcttcatataacatttatgttattcatatttaaaatcacTGAAGGACATGTTCGGTTtccttttttcaaattaaaaaaatcacttctCTTAACATCCGTGTATTATGTTCTTTGCAGAAATTCATATGTTGGCAATCTTTCTCTTTTCTATGAAATAGAGTAGAAGCTTAAGCAGGTGACTATGctcagttttctttttccttttacttgATTCCTCTAAACAATACTGAGTTTTGCTCCAGCATCTTTTTCACTAAGATGTCCTTGTCATTGTTTACATTTTGAACAAACATACTGTTAAAGATCATAACATGATTTATCCATCATAGAGCTGCTTGGTAGTAagttgatgaaattttttttttttgcgtgcTACAATACTTGCATATTCTTTGATTAATAACTAACAAGAACGTGCATCTgaggaagaaataaaataacaggtttgtatgttaaatttgtgtccattttattttaatttcttaattttcatcAGCTTTAGATCAtgtcaatttatatatttttgttactaCTATTTGCAAGGCCCATTAGATATTGAAGGTACTAAagctataattttctttataattgtttcaaatttgaaCATTCACATTTCACGTTTTAGGATTTTCATCTTCACTTCAAGTCTTagatttacttttttttcattttatttcattaatattttaagtaggaattaaaattattaacataatgaCTTTTTGAATTGGACGTGGATATGTATAGGATtgaacaatttaacaaatttgaaGAAACTCGATTTAACTTGGTTGAAGTTTTgtatgttttcttatttccatttcctttttgTCCTGTTTCTTTGCCTCTCTTCTATTGCAATTTTTTCTAAGCCAGATTCTGTCAGCAAGAAGGTACATTTTAGTCTCCAGTTACAGACAGATCCTAGGCAAAATTATCTCCATGCTAAATCTTGTCTTCAGCCTTCAGGTATAGTGTTTCTTAGTAAGTAGGAACTCTTCTATGTTAGTTGTTTTTTGCATTGTTGTGATATAATTTCTTAAAGGAATAAGGTAAACATCATGCTACTGATTAAATGTTTTTCAAGTATAGATACTCCTGCATCAAAAACTCTTTCTTGGCACTTATCCTCAGAAACCAAGTCTACTTTGAAAGGTTAGTTTGGCTTAAAAATTCTATGTTGAATGGATATTTTCCTTTGAGTGTAACTCTTCTAATGTTCAGCTGAGAGAAAGAAGTTATTAACATTGCTTTTATAAATCACTTCTGGACTGTTGTGTGATCACATgttttgatgattgatgttaatatatatatatatatatggttttgcTCTATGAAAATCCTTTTGTTTTCACATGTTGCCATGCTAAACTAGTAGCACtctttatcttaatttttcagTCACTACTCAGAGGTAGGTTCTTGTATGAAAGACCTGTTGAAGAGGAGAGACCACCTTCAGTGGCAGTGAgtgaattaaatcaattaagtcaCTACTCAGAAGTAAAATATCCATTAGCCTGTTACTTTATCAGAATGTGTTATATTTCCTCAACAATGTCTAATTTGAGTTTATAGAAGCAATAAACTCATGTAGTAAATAATGGATGTAGTAAACCCGTTTCAGTCTAATTTCAAAGGGTTtttgaatttccattttagtctataaattttcaagtttattactgtacattttgaacttgtgcatttttttttgcaatcaaCTAGTTGCATTATTTGAACttgtaattttgttatttaaatattaacatgatttttcaatatttgactaaaaaattaatttattatatgattaaatatcatctttttgactaaaagtatatatttaatactaaataatttttgatattaataatgtttgattttaatatttaatattttaaaaagttagtgGCGTTTGTAACCAAAGCGTCGCTAAAAGGTCTTGAGCTCTTGTGCCGTTtgtggaaaagcgccgctaaaggtcgtgatctatagcagcgtttgtgagaaagcgtcgctaaaggtcttgatctttagcggtgtttgtgagtaaagcgccgctaaagatcatgttctttagcggcgtttgagggtaaagcgccgctaaagatcatgttctttagcggcgtttgagggtaaagcgccgctaaagaccatgttctttagcggcgtttgtgggtaaagcgccgctaaagatcatgttctttagcggcgttttttatcatAAACGCTGCAAAAGTTAGTGACGTTGTCAAAAacggcattttttgcggcgctagtgaaagcaaaaaattaaaataatagtatgcgaaaatttaaaataatattaataataaatttagagtAATTATGatgataaactaaaaataataatacaagaaaacataaaataatacatataaaaaaacttttaaaataataatacaacaataaatttataataataagtttaattattacaattatactagatttaaaaataaatatattaaaaacaacagaataaaatatttaaataaatttttataaaagaaatgagcaaatttaaataaggattaaatcgaatttaaaaccaaattaaaaggaaaatatgtaaataaaaaaaactgagGGCCAAAATGTGGCACGCGAATAACATGGGGGACTTAATGGAAAATATTCCCTTCTCCTCCAAAATGCGGCGCTGCAATCTGggttaaaatgaaacaaaaaagatAACTGCGgggacaaaattaaaattaaaaaaaaaatcaaattgaatcaaTTATAGAAGTGAGGGgactaaaaccataaatttcCCACTTAAGCTTCAAAAACACGCGAATACCTTTCGGATTGGGTTGGGTCGCGCTAGTCATGGCCTATACGACGTCGTTTCAATGCCTATAACCCCTGCTCAAAACGGTACTGTATGGCACCACTATTTAAAATGGTACTGTATGGTACCACTGATTAGTCCTTTGGGTCAGTTTGTACAGGTTAGTAAGTCGTATAGGCAGTGTCTGTTGGAAATTCAAGGTGTTATGTTTTCGGCTAATCTGATGGAGTTACCTTTCGGTGTGTTTGATCTGGTTTCGAGTATGGACTGGCTTATGGAGTTACCATCTAGTGAGTTtgatctatctatctatctatctattaTCCTatgaaaaacaatatataaCATATGCATATTAAAAGATCTCTAGAAACATAACTTTAATGAAGCATAAGTAGCAATCACATGTGGgacatttcaataaaatgtcCATACACTAAAGAAATGTGGGCATTACAGTTCTAT
This sequence is a window from Gossypium raimondii isolate GPD5lz chromosome 5, ASM2569854v1, whole genome shotgun sequence. Protein-coding genes within it:
- the LOC105766309 gene encoding 8-amino-7-oxononanoate synthase isoform X5 produces the protein MLTHRRSSAKASLLPTTSSPMPISSTTSKTILMTPISTKKRRIISRFSANMALMVALRNLASLIAAGNVPVKDEKIAIFSDELNHASIIDGIRLAERQRSVEFFVYKHCDMSHLRELLSNCKMKKKVVVTDSLKTM
- the LOC105766309 gene encoding 8-amino-7-oxononanoate synthase isoform X4, with product MLTHRRSSAKASLLPTTSSPMPISSTTSKTILMTPISTKKRRIISRFSANMALMVALRNLASLIAAGNVPVKDEKIAIFSDELNHASIIDGIRLAERQRSVEFFVYKHCDMSHLRELLSNCKMKKKVVVTDSKRWKQLIQSRGRSFIFSTATPVPIATAGHDVIVAFAFLLTK
- the LOC105766309 gene encoding 8-amino-7-oxononanoate synthase isoform X1, which produces MLTHRRSSAKASLLPTTSSPMPISSTTSKTILMTPISTKKRRIISRFSANMALMVALRNLASLIAAGNVPVKDEKIAIFSDELNHASIIDGIRLAERQRSVEFFVYKHCDMSHLRELLSNCKMKKKVVVTDSKRWKQLIQSRGRSFIFSTATPVPIATAGHAAVIVAKRETWRRRELWNRVEDFCALTGIAISSPIISLIVGSEKKALKASRFLLSSPSITLLFLVQQ
- the LOC105766309 gene encoding 8-amino-7-oxononanoate synthase isoform X2, with protein sequence MLTHRRSSAKASLLPTTSSPMPISSTTSKTILMTPISTKKRRIISRFSANMALMVALRNLASLIAAGNVPVKDEKIAIFSDELNHASIIDGIRLAERQRSVEFFVYKHCDMSHLRELLSNCKMKKKVVVTDSKRWKQLIQSRGRSFIFSTATPVPIATAGHAAVIVAKRETWRRRELWNRVEDFCALTGIAISSPIISLIVGSEKKALKASRNSYVGNLSLFYEIE
- the LOC105766309 gene encoding small acidic protein 1 isoform X6; protein product: MKPMPMEFVTDPDDQGSAMEVDDVDTPEIFGEGFIASDNKLAYADFFNNFEDDFDDSDID
- the LOC105766309 gene encoding 8-amino-7-oxononanoate synthase isoform X3; its protein translation is MGKRVVFLKQLYQDCLLCLTGFSANMALMVALRNLASLIAAGNVPVKDEKIAIFSDELNHASIIDGIRLAERQRSVEFFVYKHCDMSHLRELLSNCKMKKKVVVTDSKRWKQLIQSRGRSFIFSTATPVPIATAGHAAVIVAKRETWRRRELWNRVEDFCALTGIAISSPIISLIVGSEKKALKASRFLLSSPSITLLFLVQQ